In Ascaphus truei isolate aAscTru1 chromosome 7, aAscTru1.hap1, whole genome shotgun sequence, one genomic interval encodes:
- the PHOSPHO2 gene encoding pyridoxal phosphate phosphatase PHOSPHO2, with the protein MKILLVFDFDHTIINDNSDTWIVQCAPEKKLPNGLQDSYEKGKWTEYMGRIFTYLGEQGIREDEMKRIMIAIPYTPGMTELLHFIGQRKDFFDCIIISDSNTIFIDWILTHANVHAVFDKVFTNPAAFDHVGNLTLQNFHLHHCAECPTNMCKKKVLEDFVARQSEKGVQYSKVVYIGDGGNDLCPVTFLKKGDIAMPRQGYTLQKRIAKAMAFINSSISAWSTGTEILSRLKLLLE; encoded by the coding sequence ATGAAGATTCTTCTGGTTTTTGATTTCGACCATACCATTATAAATGATAACAGCGACACTTGGATTGTACAATGTGCCCCTGAGAAGAAGCTTCCAAATGGATTGCAAGATTCGTATGAGAAAGGGAAATGGACAGAATACATGGGCCGAATATTTACCTACCTGGGTGAACAAGGCATAAGAGAGGATGAGATGAAAAGAATCATGATAGCAATACCGTATACACCAGGGATGACAGAGCTGCTCCATTTTATTGGCCAAAGAAAGGACTTTTTTGACTGTATAATAATCTCTGATTCAAATACAATCTTTATCGATTGGATTCTTACACACGCAAATGTTCACGCTGTATTTGATAAGGTGTTTACAAACCCTGCAGCTTTTGATCATGTTGGGAATCTCACTCTGCAGAATTTCCATTTGCACCATTGTGCCGAGTGCCCCACAAACATGTGCAAAAAGAAAGTGTTAGAAGACTTTGTAGCTAGGCAGTCAGAAAAGGGAGTACAGTATTCCAAAGTAGTCTATATCGGGGATGGAGGAAATGATCTCTGCCCAGTAACATTTCTAAAGAAAGGTGACATTGCAATGCCTaggcagggttatacattacagAAGCGCATCGCCAAGGCAATGGCTTTCATTAATTCTTCTATCAGTGCATGGTCGACAGGTACTGAAATATTGTCTCGGCTGAAATTGCTGTTAGAGTGA